The nucleotide window CCGACCCAGCTCGGTTTCTTCGGCAGGGCCCATTGGGGAATGCGGTCGGTGAGTTTGACCATCAGGTCCACAGGCACGTGATAATAGCGATTGCTGCGATCTGCCATCATTTTCATGTGGGCACTGACCATGCGAAAGAGTGGGTTGCTGCGGCCGGCTTTCGTGCGGCCGCCGATCTTTTCGAATTTGGCCATGGCCTGGTAGAGCTTTTCTTCCGGGAGGCCGGCACGGATCACGTTATCGCGCATCTTGTTCATGAGCGGAAAGTGGACGGCGGCGCCCAGGATGATCTGGGGTTTGAGGATGCGCCCCAGCATCCGTACGGAGGCCATGTTGATCCGGGCGCTTGTGCGGCTGTGGCTGTAGCGTTCCATGACGGCAAAGCCGACACCGAGATGCCGGGACTCGTCATCGTTGATTCTGGCAAAGGCCTGATGGCAGACCGGGTCCTTGACGGTGTCGAGGAGGAACTGGCACAGGGCGCCATCCAGGGCGACTTCCAGTGCGGGGGTAACGGTGCCCAGCACGCGGTAATCCAGATCATCGGCATAGCGTTCCATCCAGTCCACTACCAGACGAATGTTGTTGTTGGGCGGTGGCATGTTGCCGTTCTCATCCAGCATGCCCCAGCGCTTCATCAGCGCCATTTCTGC belongs to Alcanivorax sediminis and includes:
- a CDS encoding ferritin-like domain-containing protein; the encoded protein is MATVDLDKMLDKVRTTQWALQDIDWDAPGAELITDEQLPKLRDFMADLVWIEHIGGRGFAAMAKSAPTDTLRQLYTYFCAEEQRHANAEMALMKRWGMLDENGNMPPPNNNIRLVVDWMERYADDLDYRVLGTVTPALEVALDGALCQFLLDTVKDPVCHQAFARINDDESRHLGVGFAVMERYSHSRTSARINMASVRMLGRILKPQIILGAAVHFPLMNKMRDNVIRAGLPEEKLYQAMAKFEKIGGRTKAGRSNPLFRMVSAHMKMMADRSNRYYHVPVDLMVKLTDRIPQWALPKKPSWVGEVTWKSFDKE